The sequence CTCCTACGGAACGTCGCATATAAACCGATTTAAATTTGAAGAGCAGTCAAAGCTCATTTTACATTAAGACGATCGCATTAGGACAGAAAAATGTCAATCTGTCATATTTGCGTAAATTTAATCATTTCTTCTGTAGCATttcagtttgttttatttacagatTGAATTTGTCGCCAGTGCGAAGTACCATTATAGTGCAATAATTGCAGTGGATGATATCAAAGTTAATATTGAACCTATgggtatgtatatattgtttccATGGTATGagttataattcaattaaagcaATATCATTTCGTAAAAGAAAAACGTCAAACTTTTGGACATTAACCATTCTTATTACATAtgacatataaataacataacATTTTTGTGAGTTTTAGATTCATATTTACTgtaattgtttgtaaataattcGCCAACGGAATATGCGAAATCATATCGCAGGCGTAAACAATTTGTTGATAGTAAGCAAATAGGGAATATCTGAGTGGGATGTTTTAAATCTAATTCCCATCAAAAGTTGCAGGGTTGACAGCGGTGTCCATTGCTCACACGACCAGAGGACCAGTACATGGCGGTATGATATATTGatacacattttgtttttatatcaagGGCCATTTTTTTTCAAGGAAACTTCTTTGTTATAACGGTATTCAATTACACCCTACGTCCGAATGCATTATTATTTCCTTAGTTCTATCaattctatatttgtatatcaaaGTGTCCCCTTTTTGTGGGTACATATTGATGTGTACGtttgtttaagtttttttttgttaatgtaACGGCATACTGTTTGGAGAAAACATGGTAATGTTTGCCCATAAAATAATGGCATCATATTTAACACCTACTTAAACAAAGACAGGCATTATCAAACAATAGCAGTTATAAGATTATTGCAAATGGGAATCTCTGATTGATGAAAACATTTACATCGAATTGTCCAATATTTGAGAAACTGTTAGACATGGATGTACAACATACTGACATAGTATCTAAAGAGTgttgaaatgatcctgaaacaGATTTGTATTtctaatgaaaattggttttagaGATTCTGTCTCCAGGATCATTAAAAATCTTATACTGAAATTTTGACTTAGCCGATCATAAATGATGAAACTTTTTGTTACGTCATCTTTCATTGGCTAAGTCTTATTTCTTTTCTTCGTTTTGAAATTAAGTCTGTTTCCTTATTCTTGGTTTGATAAGATAGGCTTGATAACAATTTTGTAACTTTGTATTCGTTAGAGAACTAATTGTCCCCAATACAATAAACACTTcagttttacaaattttacaattttttttatctaggaCGATTTCCCGACTGCAATTTTGACCAGTCGATGTGCATGTGGCAACAATCAACCTCAGACGAGCTGGACTGGCATAGAGTTCAAGGGTCATCTCCTGATCACACTTCCGGTCCTAGTGTAGACCATACTTCCGGAAGTACGTTAATGTTATAGCTACTTTAAAATGTTCGATCTATCATGCCTTCCATATTGACctcttttaaaaaatatgttgaaaCATTTGGACTGTCTTCCTGCTTTAAGAAATCTAACCCATTTTGTGGTGAAGTCTGATATACTGATCTATATATTGGGCACTCATACAAATATTCGCCATAAATGATCCAATCACATAGCAACGCAGTGTGCTTCGAACTGATTCCATTCCAATATAATTTGTTATCATCAACAATGTCCACAAGTTTGGGCCAATATGTTCCGAACTGATACCTTTCCTATATGATTTGTTATCTTCAACATTGTCCACAAGATTGGACCAATGTGTTCCGAACTGATGCCTTTCCTATATGATTTGTTATCATCAACATTGTCCATAAGATTGGACCAATGTGTTCCGAACTGTTACCTTTCTTATATGATTTGTTATCATCAACATAGTCCACTAGTTTGGACCAATGTGTTCCGAACGTTGTTACGTTGCCCTTCTACAGTTAACGCTTTATCTATTTTCAATGATGCTTTCATACTCTGTTAATTTCCTACAAGCACAGTCTGccattttaaaacacatttgagATGTGTTCCACGTAATTGATCTTTTAGGTGGTCATTATCTTCTCCTTATGGGTCACGAGGTCAAAACACCAGCATGGTCAGCACATCTTTACAGCCCGCTCATCTCCGTGTTCACATCAACAAAGATGACGTTTTGGTACCATATGAATGGGGTGGGAATTGGACATATTCGGTTGATGAAAAGAGATATTGGCACGACGGAAACTGTGATATGGTCAAAGGATGGAAGACAGAGTTCTGATTGGCTAAAGGCAGAAGTTACCCTCCACCCAGGTAGATATCAGGTATAAAGATTTTGGTCTgctcttttttttaaattgctgTCAACGTTGACATTTTTTACTAATTCAGCTGCCAAATTGTTTGCGCTGTCTCTAAAGTGAATTTTTTGTAACTATCAATTTTTCCGTTTTCGCGGGCGTATACATTCGCGAGAATTTAATGAAAGtgaaataaactaaaatatatCACGTCACAAAATCCATGTTTGTAGTTACACAGTGCTTACTATGTAAGATTACACAAATCTGTGAATTTT is a genomic window of Argopecten irradians isolate NY chromosome 10, Ai_NY, whole genome shotgun sequence containing:
- the LOC138333594 gene encoding thyroid hormone-induced protein B-like isoform X3, translating into MYGLQGLTCDFDSGLCGWLQINRDQFSWSERSGRSPERTSGPLSDHTGNGSYVYISGEESRGPQSVAILSSPSFYLTNPVVLSFWYHMNGVGIGNLSVLVINKYGDRRTIWSKHGRQGPDWIQAVLNLDMSVEKIEFVASAKYHYSAIIAVDDIKVNIEPMVAGLTAVSIAHTTRGPVHGGRFPDCNFDQSMCMWQQSTSDELDWHRVQGSSPDHTSGPSVDHTSGSGHYLLLMGHEVKTPAWSAHLYSPLISVFTSTKMTFWYHMNGVGIGHIRLMKRDIGTTETVIWSKDGRQSSDWLKAEVTLHPGRYQLIFEASALLHYGSDVAIDDIIIDPRPEL